Proteins from a genomic interval of Psychrilyobacter piezotolerans:
- a CDS encoding NADH:flavin oxidoreductase — MEKKEKVNLFTEFKIKGITLKNRVVLPPMVRFSLIGKDGYVTDDLVEWYEEIALGGVGMIILEACCVAQDGKLRDNQIGIWDDSFIEGLTKVADVCRKHKTPTLIQLHHAGFKEGIADVSEEKLDEILEEFIAAFHRAKKCGFDGIEIHGAHTYLISQLHSKLWNKRTDKYGDRLYFTRELIKRTKEIFDDNFILGIRIGGNEPTLEEGIYIAKEVEKAGVDLIHVSSGVPDPSFKQDRKIDMPADFPLDWVVYLGVEIRKHVKTPVIAVRAIKKEVEASYLIENDLVELVAVGRAMISRPHWISWAEKKYKFRKNTGGKLL; from the coding sequence GTGGAAAAGAAAGAAAAAGTAAATTTATTTACAGAATTTAAGATAAAGGGAATAACCCTGAAAAACAGGGTAGTTTTACCGCCTATGGTAAGATTCAGCCTCATTGGTAAGGATGGATATGTTACCGATGACCTGGTGGAATGGTACGAGGAAATAGCTCTGGGAGGAGTCGGGATGATCATCCTGGAAGCCTGCTGTGTTGCCCAAGATGGTAAATTAAGGGATAATCAGATAGGAATATGGGATGACAGTTTTATAGAGGGACTGACTAAGGTAGCAGATGTCTGCAGGAAACATAAAACTCCTACCCTTATCCAGCTTCACCATGCTGGATTTAAAGAAGGGATAGCTGATGTATCGGAGGAAAAATTAGATGAGATCTTAGAGGAGTTTATCGCAGCTTTTCACAGGGCAAAAAAATGCGGATTTGACGGGATTGAGATCCATGGGGCACATACCTATCTTATATCACAGCTCCATTCTAAACTCTGGAATAAAAGAACAGATAAATATGGCGACAGGCTGTACTTTACCCGTGAATTGATAAAAAGAACAAAAGAGATCTTTGATGATAACTTTATACTGGGAATCAGGATAGGAGGAAATGAGCCTACATTAGAAGAGGGGATCTATATTGCAAAAGAAGTTGAAAAAGCCGGAGTAGATCTGATCCATGTATCCAGCGGAGTCCCTGATCCCAGTTTTAAACAGGACAGGAAGATAGATATGCCGGCTGACTTTCCCCTTGACTGGGTGGTATATCTGGGAGTAGAGATAAGAAAACACGTTAAAACCCCTGTGATAGCTGTAAGAGCTATAAAAAAAGAGGTAGAAGCCAGCTATTTGATTGAAAATGATTTAGTGGAACTGGTGGCTGTTGGAAGGGCGATGATTTCGAGACCTCACTGGATATCCTGGGCTGAAAAAAAGTATAAATTCAGGAAAAATACAGGGGGAAAACTCTTATAA